One Lycium barbarum isolate Lr01 chromosome 5, ASM1917538v2, whole genome shotgun sequence genomic window carries:
- the LOC132639742 gene encoding uncharacterized protein LOC132639742: MALYISTFTNLAVAIPSKIPIQPKHCLQLHFPKPISRKHLSVPHSAIHPEKYVYPDPIPEFAVAAHITTGRNRIRNEVIRDKVVMAPMVDKMREGRLRWFSHVQRRCADAPVKRGLLETTSLPSKEGGKVCVQFTLSRPHIVGFNWETRKFRAELLKKLSKEEETFGDELDDVVSVCAEIFNEFLHKEYGGPGTLLVEPFTDMMVAVKERKLPGAASAARASLLWAQNYVDQDWETWNSKQLK, from the exons ATGGCGCTATACATTTCAACCTTCACCAATTTAGCAGTTGCAATTCCCTCCAAAATTCCAATCCAACCCAAACACTGTCTTCAGCTTCATTTCCCAAAACCCATCTCAAGAAAACACTTGTCAGTTCCTCACAGCGCAATACATCCTGAAAAATACGTGTATCCAGACCCAATCCCTGAATTTGCTGTTGCT GCTCACATAACTACCGGGAGAAATAGGATTCGGAATGAAgtgattcgggataaggtggttATGGCCCCCAtggtggataagatgcgggaagggaGGTTGAGGTGGTTCAGCCATGTGCAGCGGAGATGCGCTGATGCGCCAGTGAAGAG gggtcttttggaaacaacatccctaccttccaaggaagggggtaaggtctgcgtacagtttaccctctccagaccccacattgtgggattcaactgg GAGACGCGGAAGTTCAGGGCCGAGCTGTTGAAGAAACTGTCCAAGGAAGAGGAGACTTTTGGAGATGAGCttgatgatgttgttagtgtttgTGCTGAG atttttaatgaattcttgcACAAAGAATATGGAGGACCCGGGACATTATTAGTGGAGCCTTTTACTGATATGATGGTAGCTGTCAAAGAGAGGAAACTTCCAGGAGCGGCATCGGCTGCACGAGCATCACTATTATGGGCTCAAAATTATGTTGATCAAGATTGGGAGACTTGGAACTCAAAACAACTGAAATAA
- the LOC132641403 gene encoding cyclin-D1-1 has translation MSVSCSDCFSDLLCGEDSDTVLSSDIESRDADIDESIAGLIEDERNFVPGFDYIERFQSQSLDVAAREESVAWILKVQRHYGFQPLTAYLAVNYFDRFLYSRSLPQTNGWPLQLLSVACLSLAAKMEEPLVPSLLDLQVEGAKYIFEPKTIQRMEFLVLRILDWRLRSITPFSYLSYFAYKLDSVGTFTAFLISRASQIILSNIQEASFLEYWPSCIAAATILCAANDLPNFSLVNAEHAESWCDGLHKDKIVGCYKLVQKYAIALRPGRFPRVIPQVRVMTRASTTVASSNSSPSSSSSSSSSSTSYKRRKLSNSWWSTTDDDRASSE, from the exons ATGTCAGTCTCGTGCTCCGACTGCTTCTCCGACCTACTTTGCGGCGAGGACTCCGACACTGTTTTGTCGTCCGACATCGAATCTCGGGACGCTGATATCGATGAATCTATCGCTGGTCTTATTGAAGATGAGCGGAATTTTGTGCCTGGATTTGATTATATTGAGAGGTTTCAATCTCAGTCACTAGACGTTGCTGCTAGAGAAGAATCCGTTGCATGGATTCTCAAG gtaCAACGCCACTATGGTTTCCAGCCATTAACGGCGTATCTCGCCGTTAATTATTTTGATCGTTTTCTCTACTCTAGAAGCTTGCCG CAAACAAACGGTTGGCCGCTGCAACTATTGTCGGTTGCTTGCTTATCTTTAGCTGCAAAAATGGAGGAACCTCTTGTTCCTTCTCTTTTGGATCTTCAG GTTGAAGGTGCAAAGtatatatttgaacccaaaaccATACAAAGAATGGAGTTTCTTGTACTGAGAATATTAGATTGGAGGCTCCGATCCATAACCCCGTTTAGCTACCTCAGCTACTTTGCCTATAAACTTGATTCAGTAGGAACTTTCACTGCCTTCCTTATTTCAAGGGCTTCTCAGATTATCCTCTCAAATATTCAAG AAGCTAGCTTTCTTGAGTATTGGCCATCATGCATAGCTGCAGCTACAATACTTTGTGCAGCTAATGACCTTCCAAATTTCTCTCTCGTGAACGCTGAACATGCTGAATCTTGGTGTGATGGACTACACAAA GATAAAATCGTGGGGTGCTACAAATTAGTGCAAAAGTACGCGATTGCATTAAGACCTGGGAGATTTCCAAGAGTTATACCACAGGTACGAGTCATGACTCGGGCTAGTACTACTGTAGCATCCAGTAACTCATCACCCTCCTCGTCGtcgtcgtcatcatcatcttccACATCTTATAAAAGGAGAAAACTAAGTAACAGCTGGTGGAGTACTACAGATGATGATAGAGCAAGTTCGGAATAA